Within Trichoderma atroviride chromosome 2, complete sequence, the genomic segment CCTTCGCAAGAGCCCTCCCAGACCGAGATTGTTCAGCCCCCCCCCTCATATTCACCAGCCTAATGGTATGCTCCATATGCAGCCGGAAATCAGCCTCGGACCCATGCATGGACTCGAAGCTCGCCAGCTTGGCCACCGCTCCGATGATGGAGTCGCTTGTGGCTTTGGCCTCGTCATTCATGGCATATTTGAGAGATTGGATGGCATCGCCTTTGAGCTGATGTATGTCAAACCCTTGCTCTGCGGGCACGGCGCCTTTGACGCTGACAAAGTTGCCTGCGGCGAGGAGCAGGACGACTTGGAACGTGGACATTTCGGATGTGGCCATGCGGAACCAGCGACTGCGAAGAAGACCAGCGTTTCCGGGTTGGTCAAGTTCGGGGATGTCGACGGCCATGTGGATAATGTCTGGTAGAGGATGTTAATATCTGTTTTTTTTGCCGTCACGAACTGacacgatgaagatgaatgAGCTCACAGTGGTCCACCAAATGAGGTATGTAAGATCGAAATGGCGTAGGATACGATTTGAAAGGATCAACGCGTCCACCTCCAAGTCTGTAGTCGATTGAAAGCGTCTTCTCCAAAGGCGTGTGCCTTCCGGTCTTGATGAGGGCCAACATGGCCTCTCTGACATTTCCAGGTCCTGGAAACCTTGGATCGTCTGGTTCCACGACATCCCAGGTAATGGCCTGCCGATGGCGCCTGCGCTTCTTTCGCCTAGCCCCATCATCGGTGCGCTGAGCTGCTTCATCCACTCGGACTGAGACTGGCGAtgagagcttcttctgctccaaGTAGGCCTCCCATCCTCTCTTGGACAGATGCGACcgcagcttcttgttggaTCCGGCATTTAGCTGGTCCGGACGCTGGCCAACGACGAATTCATACGTCGCGGGCTTGGGAGCCGGTGGTGTTGCATTGAACGAAGACATGGGGGCAGAGTACCGGCATATAACGCGGCTAACGGCGCTCTATCAGGCAGTATCAGCTCGCGGCCGGAGAATAAAGAGCTAGGTCGCCGTCTAGCGCGCGGTATTCGATGCAGTGATGGAGTATAGAGTGATGAAGCCGAGTTCAGAGGCCTTGAGATGTGGTAGTTGGTATGCGCGCGCGGAGATGTACACGCAATAGGCTAAAGGATCGCGGCCGAGGGTaggaaagaggaagagtcTGACAAGTCGGGCTGGCAGAGAATGGCCATGCcatacatacttgtactatATCATCAGCCTAGTCAACCAgcttgttgcttttttctccGAGACGGGCTATTGACACAGGCTCGTACAATCAGCGAGCATCATACGGTCCCAGGTTCTCATGGTGGGTGGGCTGTTATTACCGTGTAATACAGGCGTCTTTCAGCTCAGCTACCACCCACGCGCACCCTATTCTGGGCATCCTTGACGGCAAAGGCCATTGGCCCAGGAGCCACGCCAACAATGCATCTTGATATTAAACCCAGAGCTAGACGTAGGCGAGAGTCAAGGCCCGGTGATGCGGTGTGTGCGGGTCGTTCCTAGCACGGCCGGGGAACATGGATCGGGGCCTGCTAGTTCGGTTCATGTTGGTGGGCAGCGCCATCTGGCTTGTCACAGCATTTGAGCATTCAAGTTTGATCCAAAGGACTGGTGGTCTTCTTTGACCCTGTTTTGAATAATTGCTTCGACTGCATGTGAAAGAGCAACCAAGTCCCTGGGCGTTGGAGAAAGTTAGATATGTTGGAGGATGCTCGGGCTGCTAGGCACGAAATCAAGCCTGTCTATTGGATCAATCAAcccaagaagcagaagtaTTGGATTCCTAGAGCCTGTTCCGAGGCCCGTGTAGTATTAGCGGCTGAACTGTCCCTCTTAAACCATGGATGGCAATCAATATTGGCGACTTACCCAAATTGAGGCTACTCTTGTCACCAACAGGGGATATCGGCGCAAACATCACAGCGATTGCCAGGCTCCCCTTGCGCTAATTCCTGCGCTGCTTTATACCTCAGACACGTTGTAGGCGTATCCCGTCAAGTGTAGACGAGGAGCGCAAGGATAAATCCCACGCCAAATTCTCGACGGCTGACGTGGTCTTCGGAAGCTGACTTGGTCATGGTACTTGTAGCCCATTGTTCGGAGAATGCTCGAGGAGGCACAGAACGAAGCTTTGGTGTCCGGTAGCTACTAACAAGTGGTTTATCCTCGTGTGACGTTGGATCAGCGTTAATGTTGTATCGAGCCTGAGACTTTCGATGGAGATTGACCCTGTGCCGTTGCTCTGTACGCCATACTGCTAGATTGATCAATATTACGCCGAGGCTAGGATGCCTCCCTTTGACGCCGTGTGTGTGTGAACGGATCCACCGCCCTTCGAAGAGCTGTCCAGGTACTCAGCCCCGGTCGGAATCAGCGTTCAGTTGCTGCCTGGGACTACAGACACAGTATGACTGCGGAAGCCCTTTCTGGTATATGAAGCATTCCAGCGTATAGAATCGCGCTTGGCTGGCTTTTGTCATATAGGAAGAGTTGGTGGATTACTCGCTAGTAGATCAGTTCCGCTACAAGATAGACTAAGATTGGGTACCATGAATAGACAGCAAATCACAGACATGCCACAGCCTTGGGGAgagttaaaaatgctgtgaagagaTCACTTCAATGGCGGAAAAGGCTAGCTTTTCAAATAATAGGCAAGCTTAGTACATCATTATGCCAATGCCTTAGGGAgagttaaaaatgctgtgaagatgTCCACCCTAGTATAGACCGCTGAGGGCCGAAAAGGCTAGCCTTCGAAATGATAGGCGAGCGTAGTAGGTATACCATCAACACATTATGCCAAAGCATTGGGGAGAGgtaaaaatgctgtgaagaatCCACTCTTTGTGCCTCGTGCTTTTGGCTGAGCCTACTGGGCGAAAGACTTGGATTGTGGCTGACTCGAGGTGCGGTAGAGCAAAATCCAAGCTTAGCAGAGCACATGCTGAAAAAGATGTTGATCAGTGAGCATCGCTGGATTGCATCTGGTAAGATTTTCATCAATATCAGGTTAGCTATTGCGATGAAATAAAGCTAGAAAGCGGTGTAAGACATGATGCTGCTCCTTCCTTACAGATGGCTGCTTTCACGTGCTGCATTTCAACAACCCGGAGCATTAATAGAACGAGGATTAATTCATTCCATCTTTATCAACAACTGCCATTAATTAAACAAGTAttaactaaaattaaaatttcCAAGCCATGGAAAGAATATGAGATTGTTCCACAGAAAAGCAACAAAATGCCTTCTGCATCTCACCTGTTCAGTGATCAATTATACAGTAGTTTCCGCTAACACATGCCCCACCAAAAAAGCATCTCCCCATACTCTCCACAGCATCACCTTCAACTTCCTCTCTACACAGATACGTCAAAACAACCTCCAGCTTCGCCCACAACCATGGCGCCTGTCGATAGAATAGACCACGATGGAATTGAGCGTACGCACTATACCAATCCACTGCCTATAAGAAGGATGGCTAACCCCCCCCAGCAGAACAGCTCAAGGACGTCATCCAAGACTTCTACCGCGTCATGGTCCAAGTCTCAACATACGACTCCATGGGCGTCTCAAGCAAAGAAGTCCTATCTAAAGAAATGTACAAACATTACCACAATCTTTCACTCTCGATCCAATTAAAAGCTAACCCGAGGAAAATCACAGCAAATCTCTCTCCACCTCCCTCCAAAACGTCCACGTCGCCGCCTCCCCTCCGCACCTCCTCCCCTCCGTGCCCCCCGAACTGCTCGAGTACGTCGAAAACGGCCGCAACCCGGACATTTACACGCGCGAGTTTGTCGAGCTGGTGCGCCGCGGAAACCAGCTCATGCGCGGCAAGCAGAGCGCCTTTGCGAGCTTCCGCGACGTGCTCGCCGAGCAAATGTCCTCTGCCATGCCGGAGCTGCGCGAGGATGTGGCAAAGGTGCTGGAGGCGACGGGCGGCGATCCAGCGATTGCGActggcggtgctggtgcAGCGGCTGGTAGCAGCGGGACTAGTAATCTTCCTGCGAGGCCTGCGTCTGCTGTGCAGGGTGGACAGACTGGTAGCCAGTGAAGGAAGAGGATTGAAACAAATGGATTTTTTCCCTAAGGGGTTTCACGGAGTTCGACATCTCTAGATTTTGAGAATCATTGTAATTAGGCGTTTAGAGGGCGTGTCATGATACCCAAGGgtctttaaataataatgGGAGATTTTGCTCCAAGCTTGCACTATTCATTGTCCAAGTCTTCTGTATTGCCATTCACAGCAGCCAGC encodes:
- a CDS encoding uncharacterized protein (EggNog:ENOG41), whose translation is MSSFNATPPAPKPATYEFVVGQRPDQLNAGSNKKLRSHLSKRGWEAYLEQKKLSSPVSVRVDEAAQRTDDGARRKKRRRHRQAITWDVVEPDDPRFPGPGNVREAMLALIKTGRHTPLEKTLSIDYRLGGGRVDPFKSYPTPFRSYIPHLVDHYIIHMAVDIPELDQPGNAGLLRSRWFRMATSEMSTFQVVLLLAAGNFVSVKGAVPAEQGFDIHQLKGDAIQSLKYAMNDEAKATSDSIIGAVAKLASFESMHGSEADFRLHMEHTIRLVNMRGGAEQSRSGRALAKDAHLD
- a CDS encoding uncharacterized protein (BUSCO:EOG092D4D4F), translated to MPHQKSISPYSPQHHLQLPLYTDTSKQPPASPTTMAPVDRIDHDGIEQQLKDVIQDFYRVMVQVSTYDSMGVSSKEVLSKEIKSLSTSLQNVHVAASPPHLLPSVPPELLEYVENGRNPDIYTREFVELVRRGNQLMRGKQSAFASFRDVLAEQMSSAMPELREDVAKVLEATGGDPAIATGGAGAAAGSSGTSNLPARPASAVQGGQTGSQ